In Halanaeroarchaeum sp. HSR-CO, one DNA window encodes the following:
- a CDS encoding phytoene/squalene synthase family protein, whose product MVTNQSITQADPDLAYCHEAIRGVSRTFALTVDQLDAPMDDYISVGYLLCRVADTIEDANHIPTETQRSLLRRFDAALDPTDDTTIRAFDEAVDEWLPPEAERNDDWEVVSRTPTVFATFASFEASTQAAIRPSVREMVVGMETFLERYADRPGIRIQQYAELERYSHFVAGTVGTLITNLLGGAAVAPDHLHTMERTAEGFGRLLQLVNIAKDVGADAAAEDNVYLPAEWLHEEGVDPDEILDPSNEEGVGRVIERVVGRARGYLDDGLAYLEAMPLRSGNTLAAWAVPYLLAVATLRELERRPRDALTSTGVKITRNEVFAVLDAASSMRREDIATLQARISREPLHESDW is encoded by the coding sequence ATGGTAACCAATCAATCGATCACACAGGCCGATCCCGACCTGGCGTACTGTCACGAGGCGATTCGCGGCGTCTCGCGGACCTTCGCGCTCACGGTCGACCAACTGGACGCCCCGATGGACGATTACATCAGCGTGGGCTATCTCCTCTGCCGTGTCGCGGACACCATCGAAGACGCGAATCACATCCCCACCGAGACCCAGCGCTCACTGCTGCGTCGGTTCGATGCGGCCCTCGACCCGACCGACGACACGACGATTCGGGCCTTCGACGAGGCGGTCGACGAGTGGCTCCCCCCGGAAGCGGAACGCAACGACGACTGGGAGGTCGTCTCGCGAACTCCGACGGTCTTCGCGACCTTCGCATCCTTCGAGGCGTCGACCCAGGCGGCCATCCGCCCGTCCGTCCGCGAGATGGTCGTCGGGATGGAGACCTTCCTCGAGCGCTACGCCGACCGTCCTGGAATCCGCATCCAGCAGTACGCCGAACTCGAGCGGTATTCCCATTTCGTCGCCGGCACCGTCGGGACGCTCATCACGAACCTCCTCGGCGGGGCGGCGGTCGCCCCCGATCACCTGCACACGATGGAACGGACCGCCGAGGGCTTTGGTCGATTGCTCCAGCTCGTCAACATCGCGAAGGACGTGGGCGCGGACGCCGCCGCGGAGGACAACGTCTATCTCCCCGCAGAATGGCTCCACGAGGAGGGGGTCGATCCCGACGAGATACTCGACCCCTCGAACGAGGAGGGGGTCGGTCGGGTGATCGAGCGGGTGGTCGGCCGTGCCCGGGGATATCTCGACGACGGCCTCGCGTACCTCGAGGCGATGCCGCTCCGGTCCGGGAACACCCTCGCCGCGTGGGCCGTTCCCTACCTGCTCGCGGTCGCCACCCTGCGGGAACTCGAAAGACGTCCGCGGGACGCACTGACGAGTACCGGAGTAAAGATCACCCGAAATGAGGTGTTCGCCGTACTCGACGCGGCGTCGTCGATGCGCCGCGAGGATATCGCGACCCTGCAGGCGAGGATCAGTCGGGAACCACTGCACGAAAGCGATTGGTGA
- a CDS encoding Hsp20/alpha crystallin family protein, translating into MTWNPNWQQDPRYSGYEQTGTTTAQSTSAIGPSMASTTPGTVQQPRYGSVTSESATAESAMQYVPPAVPLVDIVDSPDELVVYVDTPGFEEKHLEIHADGNTLHVSGDRHEEPVGDTSDEQLVLSERPLRVERTIPLPMQIDPEQVVAKHENGVCNIIIPKDEQNQRHEIGFQ; encoded by the coding sequence ATGACGTGGAATCCGAACTGGCAACAGGATCCACGGTATTCCGGCTACGAACAGACGGGAACGACGACCGCCCAATCGACATCGGCCATCGGACCGTCGATGGCGTCGACGACTCCCGGTACCGTCCAGCAACCGCGTTACGGTAGCGTGACGAGCGAATCCGCGACGGCCGAATCGGCGATGCAGTACGTCCCACCAGCAGTTCCGCTCGTGGACATCGTCGATTCCCCGGACGAACTCGTGGTGTACGTCGATACACCTGGCTTCGAGGAGAAACACCTGGAAATCCACGCCGACGGGAACACGTTACACGTGAGCGGCGACCGCCACGAAGAACCCGTCGGGGATACCAGCGACGAGCAACTGGTACTCTCCGAACGACCGCTCAGAGTGGAACGCACGATTCCGCTGCCGATGCAGATCGATCCGGAGCAGGTTGTAGCGAAACACGAAAACGGCGTCTGTAACATCATCATCCCGAAAGACGAGCAAAATCAGCGCCACGAGATCGGATTCCAGTAG